Sequence from the Helicobacter winghamensis ATCC BAA-430 genome:
TTCTATAAGCAAATTATAGATTTGCAAAGAACAAAAGATAAAAAAGCTTTTGAATTTAAAAGAATATGGCATAAACAAGCTTATATTTTAAAAGAGAATAAGATAATTATCTCTAAAAATAAAACAAATTTTATGAATTTTATGATAAGCAAATACGCAAGCACTCTTTTAAGTAATCCTCTTTTAAAAGAATTCCTCCTAAGTCAAATCAAAACACCCATTATCAAAGATATTAAATGCTTAGATGATGAAAGTTTAAATTATTTAAAAATTGATTTTGCACTTTTAAATGAAGTGCATAATATCCAAGAGCTTATGGAAAAGCTTTTTAAAAAAGAATTTGCATTTAATCTTAATAAGCTAGATATATTTGTGGCTTTATCTTTTATCCTTGCTTTAAATTTTATCCCAGCAAAGGAGCATAATAAGCTTTATCAATTTCTCATCAATAAGCATTTAACTAGCTATGAAAGAATAAAAAAATACATCAAAGAAACTTTTGAAAACAACGAAGCTTGGAAAAGCTCACAAAAAGATTTAATGCTATTAAGAGGACAAGCACCACTTGCTCTAATCTCTCATCAAAGAAAAAAATATCAAGGTCTTAATCTTTTAAAACTTTTTCTTGTGGATAAATTTGCTATATCCTTAACTCAAGGCACTATACAGCTCATAGAAGATTACACCAAACTTGTTTATTTGACAAAAGAGCTTATTAATCTTAATATCAAATCCTTAAAGCGTATGCAAAAAGAACACGACAGATTAGTTTCAATTTTAAATATAAAGCAAATCCCAAAGAGTAAAAAACTAAAGATTGATACTTCTTTTTTAGATTTAAAATTGCCAAAGAATTTTAAACTTTTGAAAAATGAAAAAGAATTGTATCTACAAGGCTTAGAGCATAAAAACTGCGTTTATACAAGAAAGCATAGAATTAATCAGGGATTAAGTGCCATTTATAATCTAAATCTAAAAGAAATAGACTACACACTAGAGCTAATTAAAAATAGAAAAAATCAATTTAGCATTTATGAGCTAAAAGAAAGGTTTAATCAAACCCCACCCAAAGAAGTTAGCCTTTATGTTAAAAACATTTTAAAAGAGCTTAATAATAAGGCTTTATCTCAAAACTTAGAGACTTAAAACTCAATAAATTGGGAGTAAAAATGAACAAACAAGAAAAAGCAAAAGAGCGTAAAAGAAAGATGAAAATCAAAACAGGGCTTAAGATTAGAAAGATGAAAGAAAAGCCTTTAAAAATACCTATAATATAAAGATAAGCAAAATCTACTTTTAGCATACATATCTTTAAATAATTATTAGTATATTTTATAATATATTAATAAATAATAGTATATAATGTTATACAAATAAATTTAAAGGTTAAATGATGATTATATCTATCATAAATAAGAAAGGCGGGGTCGGCAAAACCCCTTTTGCTTTTTCTATTGCTAAAGATTTAGGATATTTTTTACAAAGCAATGATAATTCTATTATTGAAAAAATTTATCCTGAGAAAGCAAAAATTCTACCAACGCCAAAAAAAATAGATAATTGCGTTTATGATTTTGGCGGTTTTGTGGAAAAAGGTGTATTGAGTATTGTCAAAGAGAGCAATGTTGTTATTATTCCTTGCACAAGCAATTATAATTCTTTACTTAGAACACTAGAAACTTTAAATGAAATAGGTAATGATGATAGAGTTTGTATCTTAGTTACAGATTACAGGGACGAAAAAGAAAAAAAACAAATTTGTGAAACTCTTGAAAGTAATTTTACAGATTTAAATCTTTTCTTTTTCAAATTTTCAAAAATCATTGAAAATTCTATGAGTAGTGGAGCTTCTTTTACTGAACTCTACAATGAAAATAATCTTTCAAGGTTAAGCTATACAAATTTCTTTAATGAATACCAAAGACTTCTACATTTTATTAAAAAGGAAAAAGCATAATGGAAAAAAAGCCTTTTACAATTGATGAAGCTTTAAAATCTGAAACAAGCTCTCAAAAAACTTACAAAAAAGCAGAGAAAAAATCATCTGGTAGAAAAACAATTGATAAAGAATTAAGAAGAGAACATATGGTCGTTTGCAGACTCAATCAAAAAGAATATGAAACGCTAAAGAAATTGATGGAGTTAGAATTTAATACTGAATCAAGCACCTACATAAGAAAACTAATCTTAAAGGAGGCTAAGGCTTTAAATATTAATGAATAATGCTAAAATATCCTTGCAAAAAAACAAAAATTACAAGGATAAACTATGCGGAAAACAAAAAGACAAATTGAAGATGAAAAGTATTATGGTGGCAAAAGCCTATTTGATTTTATAGAATTAGAATTTTCACAAGGAGAAGAAAATGAGCAACAGAATGGAGAATTATCCCAACATAGAGAAACTGCAAATGGCGTTGAACGAATTAGCGTTTCATCAAGTTCATCAAGCTTGGATAGACAAGAAAATTCCACAATACAGCTTGATAATACTAGAGAGATGGGCGGAACTTTATCCAAACACCATCAAGAATCTAGGAATGTCAGAACTAATGACACTAGCATTACCACAAGCACAAATGGAACTACAAATTTTAGAGAGCAAGGAAGCGGAGGAAATGAGAGAGCAGGGACTAACGGATATGGAGATACTAACCCAAACTCAAATCAATCTCAATCAATTCATAGCGATAGAACCACAGATTTATTCTCCTTTGTTTCAAGAAATGATGATGAGAGACAAGGAGCAAATGCAAGAAGAAACAATCAACAATCAGTATTGGAATCTACAACAAGAGATGATGACTTTGAAAGAAGAAATTTCAAATCTGGGCAAAAACTAGATTTTACAGCCGATGATGAAATCTATCTTGGCTCTTTGAAAGATAGATTTCAAAAAAATATCCACGCCATTAAACTTTTAAAAACCATAGAGCAAGAAAATCGCTACGCCACTAAACAAGAGCAAGAAATTCTCAATAGATTTTCAGGTTGGGGTGGAATTCCACAAGCTTTTGACCACCAAAATAAAGAATGGGAAAAAGAGTTTAAAGAACTTATCTCTACACTAGATTACACAGAATACGAAAACGCAAAACTATCTACCTTAGACGCTTTTTATACTCCAAAAATTGTCATTGATACAATTTATCAAGGACTTAATCATTTGGGCTTTAATAATGATAAACACACGAAAGAAATCTTTGAGCCAAGTGCAGGAATAGGCTCGTTTTTATCTTATGCTAAAAATTACAGCAATAATTATCACTTTACTTGCATTGAGCTTGATAGCATAAGCTCAAATATTCTAAAATCTTTACACCCTAATCAAACAATTTATAATAAAGCCTTTGAACATCACTTGTTTGATAAGCCTTATGATGCTTTTATAGGCAATCCACCCTTTGGTCAAAAAAAGGTTCTAGACCCAAATGATACAACACTTAATAAATCAAGTGTGCATAATTATTTCATTGGCAACGCCATTAAAAATTTGAAAGAAGATGGAATTGCTGCCTTTGTAGTGTCAAGTTATTTTTTAGATTCTAAAAATAACACTATAAGAGATTATATCGCGGAACAAGCAACATTCTTAGGTGCTGTAAGATTACCAAACAATGCTTTTAAAAAAAGAGCCAACACTGAAGTTACCACAGATATTATCTTTTTTAAGAAAGGCAAAGATTTAAATATTGACAATAAATGGCTAGAGAGCGTGGAATATTATGAGGATCGTTTTGATGAGGCGGAAAAGAGAGGTTTAAATCATAATATTTTCAGCTATTTTAGAATTAATGAATATTTTAAAAATAATCCTCAAAATATCTTAGGAAAAATGGATATTAAAAGCTCTCAATATGGTCATGATTTAGAATGCTTAGATGATGGTAGGGATTTAAAAATTGCTTTGGAAAATTTTGTCAAAACTTTACCTAAGGATATTTATCAATACCAAGAAACAAAAATTACATTGTCCTATTACAGAATTAACAAAGAATCGCCTGAATATCAAAAATATAGCCAAATTATAAGCAAATTAAAAGATGGAAATTATTTTGAGTATGGTGGCGAAATTTATATGAAAGTTAGAAGTGATGACGAGTTGGTTTTTTCAAAACCAGCCCTAAACGAACACGATAAAAGAAGAATTAAAAAACTCATCGCCATTAGAAATCAATTTAACACTCTCATTGAGTATGAAAAAAATGAAGCTAATGATGTTTTGGTAGAAAATCAAAGAAAGCAACTTAATAAACTTTATGATGATTTTGTTACCAAAGAGGGATATTTAAATAGAGAAGCAAACAAAAAAGCCTTCAAAGAAGATGTAGAAGCGAATAAAATTTTAGCTTTGGAGAAAAATTATAATGCGGGTATTTCTAAAAATGTCGCATTAAAAGAAGGCATTGAACCTATATTGCCAAGTGCCACAAAGGCTGATATTTTTTTCAAAAGAACCATCAACGCACAAAAAGAAATTAAAATCTCAACTCCACAAGAAGCACTTATTGCTTGCATTAATGAGTATGGAAGAATTGATTTAAATTTCCTAGAAGCCAACTTGGAACAACCGCTAGATGAAACACTTAATACTTTAGAACAAAATAGATTAATCTTTAAAGACCACCTTAATCCCTCTCGCTTTATCTTAGCCGAAAAGTATCTTTCTGGAAATGTTAAAGCAAAATACAAAGAGGTAAAGAAGCTTATAGAAGATGGCTTTAATGAATTTGCTAATAATTTAGAAAGCTTAGAACAAGTTTTACCCAAAGACTTGAAAGCAGTTGATATTTCACTAAGCTTAGGGACAACTTGGATACCTATAAAATACTACAAACAATTTATAGAAGAAACTCTGCAAATTGATTCTAGAGACTATGATTTATTCTTATTAGAAAAAACAGGTGAGTGGAATCTTAAAGGTCTTGGACATTCCTTAAGTCCCTATGTTCGCTCACAATATGGCACAGAAAGAATAGGCTGTTTTGATTTATTTGAACACGCTTTATTGAGAAAGCCTATTCGCATTTATGATAAAAAACAAGATGAAACAGGCAGAGAATATAGGGAATTAAATCCAAAAGAAACTGCAATTGCTAATTCTAAATTAGAAAACTTAAAAAATGAGTTTGCAGAATGGATTTATAAGGATTATGATAGACGCACAGATTTAGAAAATATCTATAATGAAAAATTTAACACAAATAAAGAACCACAATATAATGGAGAAAATTTAGAACTTCCCAATTTCAATGCTAACATTAAGCTCAAAAAACACCAAAAAAATGCAATATATAGGGCAATTCAAGAAAGTAACATTATTTTTGACCATCAAGTTGGTGCTGGAAAAACTTTAGTCGCAATTTGCTCTGTAATGGAGCAAAAGAGAATGGGGCTTTTAAATAAACCCTTAATCGTTGTGCCAAATCACTTAGCTAGACAATGGAATGATGAGTTTTACCACGCTTATACAAATGCTAATATTCTAGTCGCTACAAATGATGATTTAAAAAAGGATAATAGAGAAAGATTTTTCTCAAAAATAGCTACAAATAACTATGATGCTGTTATTATGACTCACTCGCAATTTAAATTAATCCCTGCTCCTTATGATATTATTAAAAGACAATACGAGAAAGATATTAGCATTTTGGAAGAAACCTTAAAAAGAAAGCAAGATGATGAAAATGTTATGCGATATTCCGTCAAAGATTTAGAAAAACGCATTGAGAATTTTAAGGTGAAATTGAAAGATTTGCAAACAGCACATAAAAAATCCAAAGCGATAGATTTTTCGGAACTAGGTATCGATGCTTTAATTATTGATGAAGCACACGAATTTAAAAATCTACTCATCACAACTTCAATGGGAGATATAAGCGGTCTTGGAAATTTAAAAGGCTCGCAAAAAGCATACGACCTTTATTGTAAAACACAATATATTCACGAACAAAATAAAAAGCTCTATTTTCTAACAGGCACACCGATAAGTAATTCAATTACAGAACTCTTCACTTTACAAAGATACATACAGCCTAATACATTAAATGAAAAAGGAATAGAAAGTTTTGATTCTTGGGCTTCTACTTTTGGAGAAGTTACAAATGCTTGGGAACTTGATAGCTCTGGAATTAATTATAAAATCGTTGCGAGATTTAACAAATTTAAAAATGTCCCTGAACTTTCTACGATGTATAAAAGCGTGGCTGATATTGTAACAAATAATGATATTATGAAATATCAAAAAGACTTCGTGCCAAAACTTTACAATGATAAGCCTATTAATATCGTTGCTCCTAGAAGTGAAGCAATAGCAGAATTTATAGGTATTCAAGATGAAAATGGAAGGTGGAACGAAGGCTCTATCGTATGGAGAATGGAACATCAACAAGATGATATTGCTAGAAATAATCTTCTTGCTTGCACCACAGACGCTAGAAAGGCTGGACTTGATTTTAGGCTCATTAATCCTTATTATGATGATTATGCAGATTCTAAAATCAATAAACTAATTGAAAATGTTTATGGTGAGTATAATGCGTGGAATGACGACAGGGGAACGCAATTAATTTTTTGCGATTTATCTACACCAAAACAACATTCACAAAAAGTTGCTTTAATAGGTAACAATTTATCTCCAAAACCAAACAAAGAAGATGAATTTGTCAATATCAATGAAACAATGGAGCAAAGTGAAGAAGAAAATCATAAAAGCCTTGATGAACTCTTAGCAGAACAATCAAAATTTGATGTTTATACTGATATTTTAAAAAAACTTGTTGCCAAAGGCATTCCACAAAATGAAATCCGCTTTATCCACGACGCAAAAACGGATTTGCAAAAAAGCCAACTTTTTGCAGATATGAATACAGGAAAAGCTAGAATTTTAATTGGCTCAACTCAAAAAATGGGTGCTGGAACAAATGTGCAAAAAAGAATTGTAGCTTTACATCATTTAGATTGTCCGTGGCGTCCTAGCGATTTAGAGCAAAGAAGTGGTAGAGTTATAAGGCAAGGCAATGAGCTTTTTATGAGAGACCCACAAAATTTTAGAGTTAAAGAATTTAGATACGCAACTGAAAGAACTTATGACGCTAGAATGTGGCAAGTTATTGAAAGCAAAGCAAGATCCATAGAGCAATTTAGAAAAGCTGGTGTTGATGTAAGAACCTTAGAGGATATTACAAGCGGAGCGGCAGATGCGGCAGAAATGAAAGCAGAAGCCACAGGAAATCCACTCATCTTATTGCAGGTGCAATTAACCAGTGATTTAAGACAAGAAGAAATGCTTTATAGTGGCTATAAAAGGCAAATTCACAATAATGAAGAAAGTCTTAAAGTCAATCTTTCAAAAATTGAATTCTTACAAAAAGATATTATTAAAATGGAAACCTTAAATGCAATCATTAAAGAAAATAATAATGAGCATTTTCAAGGAAAATACTATATCAATGATGATGAAAATATTTCCGCAAAAGACTTCATCGTCCTTAAAGATGATACTAGCGATTTAAACAAAGCTAGACAAGCGGAGCTGACAAAAAACTTTGAAAATACCATTCAAATGATAGCAAATAACTATCAAAAAGAATATAAAGTTTTAGAATACAAAGGATTGATTATTAGCGGAGAAAAAACAGATTTAAACACCTTAAGTTTTTATGTTTCAACTCCTGATGGTCAAACTATAATGGAGCCTGAAAATATGGTTTATAAAAGAGATGACAAAACTTTTTTTACATTAGAAAATTATGTGAATTTCGGCGGTTTTATGAAAAGGTTAAATAATTTTTATAACGATTTAGAAAAATTTAGCCAATTTAATAAAAGCAAGATAGAAAGTCTTAAAAAAGAAATTGCAGAGCTAGAAAATATTACAGGAGACAACACTCCTATTTATAAGAGAAAAGACTATTTGGAGGCATTAAGAGAAGATAATCGCATTGTCATAGAAGAAATAGAAAAAATGAGTAAGCAAAAGGGTTATAAAAGTGATTTCGTGCCAAAATCTGCAAAGATTTTAGAGGATTTAAATAGGCACAATAAGATTATGAAAGACAGAGAATTGCTTATCTAAACCAACTAAAGCTCTCATTAATATTTTTATGATATAATTCCGCCATCATTAGCACATAGAGGGGTCTTTTTAGCATCATATTTTTAAATTGACGACTCTTTGTGCTTCCAATTTAGTAAATTAGGACTACACAACAATGAATTCAAACAATCCAAATATGGAATTTTCAATTATTCAGCCTAAAAAGACTGCAGTTCTTGTAGATCTCTCTTTTTTTCTTGAAAGATATAATACTCACAAGAGTATTAAAACAATGGAGGCTAAAGAATTGGCTAAGAGATTAAAAGATTATGTGTGGGAAACCCTTAGAAGAAATGAAGATTATTTATATAGAGTTTATATTTACGATTGCGAACCGTTAGATAAAAATGTTCCTATGCCACCCATAGAAAAAACCGATAAATCTAAAAACTTAAGCAAAACTACAACATACAAATTTAGAAGCGAACTTTTAAATCACCTAAGAAAACAACCTTATTTTGCTGTAAGATTAGGTGAAATCGATGAAAATTCGTTTCAATGGAAATTTAGAGATTATGATAAATTTAGAAAAATTCTACGCAAAGAAATAGATATTGGTGAGCTTACAAACGAAGATTTTGTTTTAGATATTAAACAAAAGGGTGTAGATATGAAAATAGGACTTGATATTGCAACTTTAGCAAATAAACATCAAGCCGAAAAAATAATTTTAATCACAGCAGATAGTGATTTTATCCCTGCTGTTAAGCACGCCAGAAAAGAAGGAATTATTGTTCAATTAGATCCAATGAGAGTTCCAGAAACTCAAATTAAAAAAGGTTTGTTGGAGCATATTGACATCCTTTCGTCTGTTTTTATTAATAAAAATAAAAATGGCGATTAATTTTTGCTTTTATTTTATTAAACAAACAATTAAGAAAATTAATGCTATACAAAAGCAAAGTATAAATTTATAAATTATCCATCTCTTGTAATCTCATTATTCCTAGCACTTGTCCATCGCAAACTATTATCGGTTCTTCCTCGCTTTCCTTGCTGTAACTGATTGAGTGCATTGAGGTGCAGAAGCATTTGAGTTCGTTTTGTGTTATAAACCATAGGCTGTTTGGACAATACTCGCATAGAGTTTCTTTCTTGGGCAACTTCTCTTCGGATAGTTGATTGATTACCGAGCTCTTGTAAGACTCTCTGTCTATATTGTTTTGTATAAGCTCTCTCACTATTTACTCCTTTAATTCTATATTTTTTAGTATTTGTTGTTTTAGGGATTTGTTTCAAATCTTTTTCTCTGCCGATAACAGAAACATCCCAAATATGTTTTGTAAGTGTTTTGGTAACTTCTTGCCACTTATTGTTAATTTTTGCCTTTCTTTTTATCTCATATTCTTCTTGCCCTATTATTTTAAATCTTGCATACTCACCTCTTAAAACTTTATTTTCTTTCACAACTCTTTCTAAATCTTGTCCCCAAATTGTAGTTATTCCTTTTTTGGTTTTATAGCTTACATAATAACTTTTCTTTGCATTTTTATCGGTGCTAAACTGATAATTTGCCCCTCCAAAATCCATAACTTGATAATAGTGCATTTTTATTTGTGGAGCTTTATAAATTTGCTTTTCTCTATTTAATTTTGCAGAATACTCTTGATTTACTTCTACTTCTTTTTGCTTTTTGTTTGTAGCTTTTGCTTCAACACCCAATTCATTTAATGCTTTTGCAAATTCAGCTCTTAAATTAGCTAAATCAGCCTTTCTAGGATTAATTCTTTTTCCATTTTTATCCGCAACTTTTAAACAAATATGACAATGCGGATTATCCGTATCTCCGTGAAAAGCAACAACAAAAAGATTATTTGGATATATTCTTTTTAAAGTTGTTATTGTGGCTTGTTGCAATTTTTCTTTTGGAGTTGTAGAATGCTCTTTCATAGAAAAAACCATATTAATAGTATGTCTTTTTTCCTTAGCACCTTCTTTATATAATGGAATAGGAGATCCTTCATTTTTGAAAATTCTTTTAACTTCTAAAATCTCATCTTCTCCTACATATCTATCAAAATCATTTGTAATTAACTCTACGCTTCCCTTGCGAGAAATATAATCAAGATGTTTTGAAAGTGCTTGGGAATTTTTAGAACCTGAAGTAATTTTTACAACGACTTCAGTATTTTTTCTAAACATATTTTTACTAATAAGCTTACCTGTTTTTATATCTTTAGTGTATTTATCTCTATTTTTATTGATATAGTTTAGCGGTAGCTTTGAAGCATTTTCTATTTTAGTAAAAACTTTCCTAGCAATTATCTCATCGTCAAATATTTTAATCGGTCTTGACATATAAAAACCTAAATCCTTTGATTATTAATCTCTATAATCTTTCCAAGAGAATCAGAGAGAATGTCAATCTTTGCGTTTATAGTATCAATCGTATTTTTTAAATTGTCCTCATTTATTTTTACAGAATTTCCAGCTCTAAGAATTTTCAATAGTTGATATATATTTTTGCCAACTGCATTAATTTCAGTTCTTGTTTTTATAAATTCATCTAGTTCTAAATTAGTAAAATATTTGTTTTCATTTAAAGAATTTATCAATCTAAAACTTACCTCTTTCGAGACACTACTAAATCTATTTTGTGTAGCAATTTCTTTTAATAAATTAAATTCATCTTCGCTGATTTTTATTCTTATTTCTTTCATTTTTTTCTTTTCAAATGTATCACTATGATGATTAATAACAAGATTATTTTCTATATTATTAAAGCCATTATTTTCTTTATAATTCGCAATGATATAATTTATAATCTTCTTAATTGAAGCTTTTGTGTTGTTCTTAATTTCATTTAAATAAATCATATTTTTTTCATCAATACTTAATAAATATTTTTTCATTAAATTCCTTTAATTTTTTACTTTTAATGAGCCTCGCAGAGATATTTCGGCAAAGTAAGCTAAAAAAGTTATATAACTTTTTGGCGTCTTTGCCTATCCTGCAATTAATAATATTTTTGCTTGATTGGCATTTTACAATATTAAGCTTTATAACACATTAAGTTTATTTTGAGATAATGCAATTTTAAATTTTTACAAGGAGTTATTATGCTTTATGAAAGCAAGATGATAGAAGATTTAAAGCGTGAGTATGATGAGAAATTAAAGAAATTACGCCAAAAAGAAAAAGAAAAGAAAGAGCGTATATATAAAAAACTTTCATTGGCTCTCTTAAAAGATTTTGAAGAGAATGATAATTTTTTCAATGAATTTCATATGCTCATAGAAAAATTGAATTGCAAAAATACTAAAAATGCCCTAGAGGCTATAAGTAACTTATATAATTTTAATCAAAATATTGATACAATTAACGAAGCAAAAAAACAATAAACAAATCACATCTTTGGAGAGTAAAAATGGAAAAAGACTACAAAATAAAAGTCACAGACACAAGCAAACTTAGTGACCATTATAAAGAGGCGATACAAGAAGGCACTTATGATGGTGAAGATATTGATAAATTTTTCAACACAATCAAAACTTTTGACATTGCGGAAAGTTTATTAAAAAAAGATTTTTCAAATCAATCCATCAAATTTGAAATCATCACAGATAAAGAAAAAATTCCATTAGATATAAGACTTGGTGATAAAAATTTTCAACAAGGGATTGAGCATTTAATAAAAATGGGTGGCTCTGCTATCAATAAAGAAAAATTAAATGATACAATAAAAAAAGATCTCAATAAGCAACTAGAGCAATACAAACCTAAAACATATGATGAAATGCTAGATGGAACTTTTAAGGCTTTAAAAAATATGTCAGAAATAGCAAACAAAGATATAGCAGCAATGATACAAGAATTTGCAAACTCTTACTTAAAAACAAGAGGGAAATACGAACAAAAAAAAATAAATAACCTCGCAAAAGAGCCGTCATTTTTTAAGCAAAAAATGAACGAATTTTTCAAAAAAAAACTAAATAAAAAAGAATTTGAAAAAGAAAGAACAGCAAATAAAACTTTATCGATGAGCAAATAAAGGAAACATATGCCACAAAAAAGAATTTATTTGTATGTTCCTTTTAAAGATAAAGAAAAAGCAAGATTGTTGGGAGCTATGTGGGACGAAAAAGAAAAAAAATGGTTTGCTCCAAAAAGCTTGGATAAAAATATTTTTGCACAATGGCTTTATCCACACCAAAAAAAAGATTTTTCATTTGACGAAAATGAAGTGCTAACAACTTTCAAATTTGCTTTAGAAAAACAAGGCTTAATTATCAGTGGCTTACCCATTATGGATGGTAAAATTCATAGAGTGAAAACTACAACGGATAAGGGCAGAGAAATGAGTGGGGCTTATAGTGGGTTTTTAAATGAATATCCTGCGGGTTTTATTCAAAACTTTAAAACAGGAATTAAAGAAAATTGGAAAATGCCCTTAGAAAATGCGAAACAAAATATT
This genomic interval carries:
- a CDS encoding SNF2-related protein — translated: MRKTKRQIEDEKYYGGKSLFDFIELEFSQGEENEQQNGELSQHRETANGVERISVSSSSSSLDRQENSTIQLDNTREMGGTLSKHHQESRNVRTNDTSITTSTNGTTNFREQGSGGNERAGTNGYGDTNPNSNQSQSIHSDRTTDLFSFVSRNDDERQGANARRNNQQSVLESTTRDDDFERRNFKSGQKLDFTADDEIYLGSLKDRFQKNIHAIKLLKTIEQENRYATKQEQEILNRFSGWGGIPQAFDHQNKEWEKEFKELISTLDYTEYENAKLSTLDAFYTPKIVIDTIYQGLNHLGFNNDKHTKEIFEPSAGIGSFLSYAKNYSNNYHFTCIELDSISSNILKSLHPNQTIYNKAFEHHLFDKPYDAFIGNPPFGQKKVLDPNDTTLNKSSVHNYFIGNAIKNLKEDGIAAFVVSSYFLDSKNNTIRDYIAEQATFLGAVRLPNNAFKKRANTEVTTDIIFFKKGKDLNIDNKWLESVEYYEDRFDEAEKRGLNHNIFSYFRINEYFKNNPQNILGKMDIKSSQYGHDLECLDDGRDLKIALENFVKTLPKDIYQYQETKITLSYYRINKESPEYQKYSQIISKLKDGNYFEYGGEIYMKVRSDDELVFSKPALNEHDKRRIKKLIAIRNQFNTLIEYEKNEANDVLVENQRKQLNKLYDDFVTKEGYLNREANKKAFKEDVEANKILALEKNYNAGISKNVALKEGIEPILPSATKADIFFKRTINAQKEIKISTPQEALIACINEYGRIDLNFLEANLEQPLDETLNTLEQNRLIFKDHLNPSRFILAEKYLSGNVKAKYKEVKKLIEDGFNEFANNLESLEQVLPKDLKAVDISLSLGTTWIPIKYYKQFIEETLQIDSRDYDLFLLEKTGEWNLKGLGHSLSPYVRSQYGTERIGCFDLFEHALLRKPIRIYDKKQDETGREYRELNPKETAIANSKLENLKNEFAEWIYKDYDRRTDLENIYNEKFNTNKEPQYNGENLELPNFNANIKLKKHQKNAIYRAIQESNIIFDHQVGAGKTLVAICSVMEQKRMGLLNKPLIVVPNHLARQWNDEFYHAYTNANILVATNDDLKKDNRERFFSKIATNNYDAVIMTHSQFKLIPAPYDIIKRQYEKDISILEETLKRKQDDENVMRYSVKDLEKRIENFKVKLKDLQTAHKKSKAIDFSELGIDALIIDEAHEFKNLLITTSMGDISGLGNLKGSQKAYDLYCKTQYIHEQNKKLYFLTGTPISNSITELFTLQRYIQPNTLNEKGIESFDSWASTFGEVTNAWELDSSGINYKIVARFNKFKNVPELSTMYKSVADIVTNNDIMKYQKDFVPKLYNDKPINIVAPRSEAIAEFIGIQDENGRWNEGSIVWRMEHQQDDIARNNLLACTTDARKAGLDFRLINPYYDDYADSKINKLIENVYGEYNAWNDDRGTQLIFCDLSTPKQHSQKVALIGNNLSPKPNKEDEFVNINETMEQSEEENHKSLDELLAEQSKFDVYTDILKKLVAKGIPQNEIRFIHDAKTDLQKSQLFADMNTGKARILIGSTQKMGAGTNVQKRIVALHHLDCPWRPSDLEQRSGRVIRQGNELFMRDPQNFRVKEFRYATERTYDARMWQVIESKARSIEQFRKAGVDVRTLEDITSGAADAAEMKAEATGNPLILLQVQLTSDLRQEEMLYSGYKRQIHNNEESLKVNLSKIEFLQKDIIKMETLNAIIKENNNEHFQGKYYINDDENISAKDFIVLKDDTSDLNKARQAELTKNFENTIQMIANNYQKEYKVLEYKGLIISGEKTDLNTLSFYVSTPDGQTIMEPENMVYKRDDKTFFTLENYVNFGGFMKRLNNFYNDLEKFSQFNKSKIESLKKEIAELENITGDNTPIYKRKDYLEALREDNRIVIEEIEKMSKQKGYKSDFVPKSAKILEDLNRHNKIMKDRELLI
- the mobP1 gene encoding MobP1 family relaxase, producing MSRPIKIFDDEIIARKVFTKIENASKLPLNYINKNRDKYTKDIKTGKLISKNMFRKNTEVVVKITSGSKNSQALSKHLDYISRKGSVELITNDFDRYVGEDEILEVKRIFKNEGSPIPLYKEGAKEKRHTINMVFSMKEHSTTPKEKLQQATITTLKRIYPNNLFVVAFHGDTDNPHCHICLKVADKNGKRINPRKADLANLRAEFAKALNELGVEAKATNKKQKEVEVNQEYSAKLNREKQIYKAPQIKMHYYQVMDFGGANYQFSTDKNAKKSYYVSYKTKKGITTIWGQDLERVVKENKVLRGEYARFKIIGQEEYEIKRKAKINNKWQEVTKTLTKHIWDVSVIGREKDLKQIPKTTNTKKYRIKGVNSERAYTKQYRQRVLQELGNQSTIRREVAQERNSMRVLSKQPMVYNTKRTQMLLHLNALNQLQQGKRGRTDNSLRWTSARNNEITRDG
- a CDS encoding NYN domain-containing protein, which codes for MEAKELAKRLKDYVWETLRRNEDYLYRVYIYDCEPLDKNVPMPPIEKTDKSKNLSKTTTYKFRSELLNHLRKQPYFAVRLGEIDENSFQWKFRDYDKFRKILRKEIDIGELTNEDFVLDIKQKGVDMKIGLDIATLANKHQAEKIILITADSDFIPAVKHARKEGIIVQLDPMRVPETQIKKGLLEHIDILSSVFINKNKNGD
- a CDS encoding P-loop NTPase family protein, which codes for MIISIINKKGGVGKTPFAFSIAKDLGYFLQSNDNSIIEKIYPEKAKILPTPKKIDNCVYDFGGFVEKGVLSIVKESNVVIIPCTSNYNSLLRTLETLNEIGNDDRVCILVTDYRDEKEKKQICETLESNFTDLNLFFFKFSKIIENSMSSGASFTELYNENNLSRLSYTNFFNEYQRLLHFIKKEKA